A window of Halopelagius inordinatus genomic DNA:
GTACGTCTCCGTAACCGTGGCTATCACGGACAAGATATACCTCAAGAACCACCGCCAGATTTCGTCGCAACTCGACGTGAACATCCCGAAAGGGGCGTTCAAGGGGGCGACGATGGACGTCCTCTACTCCGGCGACGGCCTCTCGAAACTCGACGGGGCAACGCGCGACAGACTGCTCGACTTCGCGGAGGACTTCCTCGACCCGAAGAACCCGGACGACCTGTACACGGGTTATCCCGAACGCCAGTTCGTCAGATACCTGCTCGAACTCCGCGCGGAGGGCCTGCCCCCGGACGCCATCGTCGACGTGATGAGCGACGACTACATGCTGTACGCGTATCCGGGCGACGTGCTGTCTTTTCTCGACAACGCGGTCCGAACGCTCGAAGCGGTCGAAACGCTCGCGGGCGTCGAAGGCAACGAGAAGATGGAGCGGAAAGCCCACAGAGCGAAACAGGCGCTCTCCGGGTAGGTCAGCCCAGTCGGAACGAGGGTTCGTCCGTCTCGCCGGCGTCTAAGTCCTCCAGTTGGATGACCTCCTCGTCGTCGTCTTCGAGTTGCTCGCGGAGGTAGTTGACGTACCGTTTGTGCTCTTCGAGCTGTTCGCGGAGGTGGTCGGCTTCGAGTTCCAGACGCTCGTGTTCGCGGACGAAGCTCTTCGGCACCTCCACCGTCGGCGGGAACGACTCCGCTTTCTCGTCGCCGCCCATCTCTTCGAGTTCGTGTTCGGGGACCACCTGCACCTGACCGTCGTGGGCAACGAGCGTATCCACGTAGTCTCGGAAGACCGCGGAAAGCGAGATATCTCGTTCTTCGGCGATCTCTCTGAGCGTCTCGAAGGCGTCCTCGTTGACGCGAAACGAGATCGTCTTGTTCTTGTTGCCCATGGTTGTTGTGCGGTGATTGCCGCTTCTACGTACTTAATGCTTTGTCAGACGGTCGCAGGTCGCGGCGCTACTCCGGTGTCCCGTCGAAAAAATCGGCCGAACGGCGCGCGCCGCGCGGGAACGCGAGCGTTACTGTTCGACTTCCGATTCGAGTTCCTCGTCGCCGGTTCCTGCGTCGACCGACGAGTCGGGTTCTCCCTCGGCGTCCGAGTCCGCGCCGCCGCCGAGTTCGTCGCCGTCGGTCTCTTCGAGGCTTTCGAGCGCCGAGACGGCCGCCCCCTTGTAGCGGTCGGTCGGCAGGTCGTACTCCTCGCGGGCCATCCGGGCGTACTCGTTGCCCTCTTCGTCGAACGTTTCGATGCGTTCGAGCGTCCGTTCGGACGTCTCGACCACCCACCGGTCACGCGTCGAGGCGTCCACGACGGAGATGGATTCGGGGCGGACGGAGACGTTCACGTTGCCGTCGTCGGTCTCGTACGTCCGCGGCTTGCCGACGACGGAGACGTACGCGGGCGGTTCGAGTTCGCGAAGCGCGTTGGCTGCTTCGGGCTGGTACTGTCCGGCGTAGACGAAGAACGTCCCGGTGGGGTCTACGATGCGCCCCCGCCAGTACTCGTTGTCCTCGCCCACGTCCTCTTTTTCGGTCAGCGTCCCGACGAGGAACACGCGATTCGCCTTCTCTCCGGTGGGGAGAAGGAGGTAGACCGGCGCGCGTTCGTCGTCGGACTCTTTGAACGTGTAGCTGGCGTCGTTGAACTCCTCTGCGAACACTCGTCGGGCGACTTCTCGGGTGGGGACGTCGTTTGAACTCATTTAGATCGACCTCGCTTTGATGAGGACTGCTTCGGCGTCCGCCGGTCCGGTCAGGCGTTCGGTCTCGTCTGCGAGCACGTACCGTCCGAACGTCGGTCCGGTCACGCGGTAGTAGACGCCGACCAGGTCGTCGCGCATCTCGTCTACGACGATGGTCGTGTCCAACGCGTCCATCGCCATCTGTTTCGCCTCTTCGAGGCTGATGCCGGTGAGCTCTTCTGTCATCTCTTTGTTGAAGATGACGTCGTGGACCTCGTTGCCGTCGTCTACGACGCCCTTGATTCTGAGGTCGAACTCGCCTTCGACGTTCCCGTGTTCGTTGCACCGACCGTTCTGGAGGACGCGCGTACATCCCTCCTCGGGGCAGCGTTTGATGAGGCCGCTTCCGGACTGGATGTCCACGAGTGCGCCCTCTATGGTCACGTCGTCGTCGCCGACTTCGATGTCCTCGTCGAGTTCCTCTATCGTCGTCGTCCGGTTGAGTTTCACGGAGAAGTTCCCCTGATACTCGTCGGTGACGACGTTACCGAGTTCGTACACCGCTCCCTCGTCGAGTTCGGGGAGTTCGGAGGTCTTGAACGAGACGAACTTGAGGGTCCCCGACTCGTCGCCGAGAAGCCCCACCTGAGAGATGGAGTCGCTTCGGGGGTCCCACAGGTCGACGACCTTCGCGGTCACGTCGACCCACTGTTCGTCCTCGTCGATGTCCGCCAACAGGGTCTCTTCGGCCCCGCCGCGGCCGAGTTCGTCGCGTTCGAGTCCCGCCTCGTCGAGGTAACTGTTGACGACCGACCGACGCGCCTCGTCGACGGGCACCCGGTACTCGTCGACGAGGTTCTGCAGTCGCTCCTCTACGTCGTCCTCGTCGACGTCTAAGTGGTCTGAAAACTGCTCTGCAATCTCCGCTGCGTGGGTTCGCAGGTCTGACATGGTTTCACTCGCCTCCACCTTGGTTTCCATCGGGAGGCGTACGTCAGTTGGCTCCCGATGGTTAATAAAGTGTCGTACGGAGCGAAAGTAGAAACGGTGCATGAGGCCCTTCTAACTCCGGTTTAGCGCCATCTGGGGACATCCGAATCTTCGCTTTACGAACCCCACCAACGGACATATAGGCTCGGGGTTCCCATCGGCCGATACCGATGGACGACCGCCTCGAACGGTTCATCCGCGACAAGTTCCGCGCCGCCGGGCGGAAGTACGCCCGCACGAAGCGAGCATACGACGAGGGGCGGACCGACGCCGACGGCGGATTCGACCTGCCGCGAGACGACGAGGGCCGCACGAAACTCGTCTGTCGTCGCTACGCGGAGCGCCGAAGCGTCGCTGTCGACGACGACGGGCGACCGGAGTGTTTCGAGGCGGGACACCCCGACTGCGTCGGATGTGCGGAAGATATCCGAACCGGCGTCGTAGAGACGTGGTGATGCAGGCAGACCGTTCTGACTCCGACGCGGACTCGCACTCGGACACGAACCCCGACCTCCCCGTCGTCGCCCTCGTCCTCGCCGGCGGCACCGGGTCGCGTCTCTATCCCGCGAGTCGGTCCGACCGACCCAAGCAGTTTCTCTCGCTTCTGGGCGAGGAGTCGCTTCTCGAACGGACGATAGCCCGCGCGCGAGAGGTGGCGGACGAAGTGGTCGTCTCCACCTCCGAAGCGTTCGCGGCCGAGGTGCGCGAACGCGCGCCCGACGCCGACGTGATAGTCGAACCGGCGGGCAAAGACACCGGTCCGGCCCTGACCTACGCGACGTACCGCATCCGCCAACGGGTCGGCGACTGCGTCGTCGCCGTCCTCCCCAGCGACCACCGGGTCGGAGAGGGGTTCGCCGACGCGATACGTCGCGGCGCGGCCGTCGCCGCACGCACGGGCAGACTCGTCACGTTCGGCGTCGAACCGACGCGCCCGGACACCGGGTACGGCTACCTCGAACCCGGCGAGTTCCGCGACGGCTTCGCGCCCGTCGTCGCCTTCCACGAGAAACCCGACGCCGAAACCGCCCGCGAGTACGTCGATGCCGGTCACTACTGGAACGCGGGCATCTTCGCGTGGACGCCCGAGGCGTTGCTCGCCGCCGCGCGCGACTCGCCGCTTGCGCCCATGGTGGCGGCACTCGATTCGGGGGCGACCCCCGAGGAGGCGTTCGACCGAGTCTCCGCGGTGAGCATCGACTACGCGGTGATGGAACGGACGGCCGACGCGGTGGTCGTTCCCGTCGAGTTCCGTTGGGACGATTTGGGCGCGTGGGACGCTCTCGAACGCGTCCTCCCCGACGACGCCGACGGAACCGTCGCCGCGGGCGACGTGGAGGTGCGGTCGGTCGACGCGGGGGACAACGTCGTCGCCGCCGACGGGAAACACGTCTCTTTGGTCGGCGTCTCCGACCTCGCCGTCGTCTCGTGGGGCGACCGGATACTCGTCGTCTCGAAAGACCGTGCGCAGGCGGTTCGTGACCTCGTCGACGAGTTGAAAGAGCGCGACGAGTTCTGAAACCCTAACGCTCGCCGCCGTCGAGTTCTCGACCGATTACGGTTCGTTCGGCATCCCGCCCCGCCGCACCCGGACGCTCCCGTCGCTCGTCACGCCGACGAGCAACTGCTCTCTGACCTCGCGTCCTTTGACGGCGTCGCCCGCCTCGTCCGCGACTATCTTCATCAGGTCCGGCGCGGTGTGGTTGACCTTCACGCCGGCCTCGTCGCAGGCGTCGTACACCGACTTCGGTACGTTGTAGAGGTCCTCGCCCCGTTCGACGACGACCTGTACGGGCGCGGTCAGCGCTTCGGCGAACGCGATGGTCTCGCGAGCCTTCTCGACGTTCCGCCGAGCGCTCGACTCGATGCTGGAGACGTTCGCGCGCGAGGTTCCGAGGCGGTCTGCGATAGTCGACTGACGGACGCCGCGTTCGCGAAGCGCCAACACCTCCGCCTGCCGACGGGTCAACACGCTCTCGTCGGGGACGAACCCGACCTCTTCGAGAATCGCGTCGGTGTCGAGGTTCGGGTCGGTCGCGTCGCCCTCCGAGTCGTCCATATCCCGCCTACGAGGCGGGGCGCAAAAAAGATGCAGAAGCTGACTGTCCGGTCGCTGGATGCGGTCCGAGTTCGTCGGCGCGGCGGGGCCGAGTTAGCTTCCCCAGAAGTTGTCTCGGCTTCCGAGTGCCGTCGGCCGCGTCGGCCCGTCGCCCGAGTTCGAGTCGTTCTCCTCGCCGTCCGCGTCCTCGCTTTCGGGCGACGCGTCCTCTAAGTCACCGTCGAGCGGGAGTTTCTCTATGACCTTCTTCGAGCGAGCGTGGTTCGACTTCACCTGGTCGATGCGGACGACCGCGCGCGACTCGGGCAGGAGGCCGTCCACGAGGACGATAAAGCCGTCCTCCGTGCGCCCGACGCCCGCACCGCTCTCGTGGATGTCGTCTACGTCCACGACTATCTCCTCGCCGGGTTTGACCGGTTGTGCCTTCAGGTCGCGGATGGGCTGTTCGTAGTTGTTACACCACTCGGCGCCGCCGCGGTCGCCGTAGTACTGACACCCCATGCCGTTGATTCGCTCGGAGTACCTCGGACAGTCGTCCGCCAGCGGACACTCAGACATGTCCGAAGTTACTTCACCGCTCGTCTAAACGCTTGCGGGTACGTTTCTCCGGGCGAACCCGCCCGTCTCACCGGTCGTAAGGCTTTCCCGCGGAAGAACCGACCCACGGGTATGAGCCGACGCGTCCCCGAGTTCGCACTCGTCACCGGGCTCCTCCTCGGCCTCTCGACGCTCCTCTCCGGCGTGGTTCTCGCCGACGAGGTTCTCACGACGTCGCTTCTCTCTGCGCTCGTCTCGTACCCGTTCGTCGCCTACGCCGTCGTCTCCGACGACGACCCGACGACGGTGATGCCGCCGCGAGCGATTCTCGCTCTCGGCGCGTTGTTCGGCGCCGCGCTTTTCGTCGTCTCGCTGCTGGCCGACCCCTCGCCCGCGAACGCCCTCTCGGGCCTGTTCGCGGGCCTCCTCGTCTCGTTGCCGCCCGTCGCGTACGCCGTTTACTTCGAGGCGGACGTAAATCCGCTCTCTCCGCGCGAGACGGTGGTCGCGGGCGTCGGCGTCGGCGTCGCTCTCCTCGTCTTCGGACTCGCCGTCGGGTCGGCGTCCTACGGCGCGGCGGACGCTCTTCTCGTGGGGCTCTCTGCGGCCGTCTACGGGGCGGCCCGCGGCGTCCGGTTCGACGCGCGGACGAAACGCGCCGCCGTCGCCGTCGGCGTCGTCCTCGGCGTCGCCGTCGTCGCCGTCGGAGTCAGCCGGGGTGAACCGCTCGGCGACTGGCTGGCCGTGGCGATGACGCTGACGCTCGCACCGAGCGTCTACTACGCGCTCACGTCCGCGCGGTTCGGGTCCGAGCGACGACGGACGCGGCGGTGACTGCGCCGTCGCCGCGACTGCGAGCACCATCCGGACGCGAACACAGTCGTCTCCCGGCGTCGTTCCGCTCTCGAAACCTGTGGTAAACCGGAAAACAGCGGCCGTTTATGCCGGTAGAGGTTCGAATCTAGTACGCCACCCACGAGGGAGGGTGGTACGACTGGGGAGACAGTCACAGTACCACCGGGAGTTCGCTACTCTCCGTCGGTGGTCTTTCGCCGTCCGCGTACGCTCGGCGGTCGATTCGAGACGGACCCTTCTGCGAGAACGAACGCCGTCGGGACGGAACTCGGACCGATACTTCACGCCAACGGCGTCCGTTCGACCACGGTGCCGTCGACGGTGGGATACTGCTCGACGATTTCGCCCTTCGAGACGTCACCGTCCTCTATCATCTCTTCGAGAAGCCACCACGCGACTTCGATGTGGTCGGATTTGACGGTGTAGAACTCCTCTGGGACGCCGAGTGCCTCGAACTCCGCTTCCGTGGCCCACGTCTTCCCGTAGACGAGGGTGCCGTCGTCCGTCACGTCGTCGAACTCCCGGCAGATGTTTTCTGCCATCCGCTTGAGGCGGTT
This region includes:
- a CDS encoding DUF5814 domain-containing protein; its protein translation is MAITDKIYLKNHRQISSQLDVNIPKGAFKGATMDVLYSGDGLSKLDGATRDRLLDFAEDFLDPKNPDDLYTGYPERQFVRYLLELRAEGLPPDAIVDVMSDDYMLYAYPGDVLSFLDNAVRTLEAVETLAGVEGNEKMERKAHRAKQALSG
- a CDS encoding ribbon-helix-helix protein, CopG family encodes the protein MGNKNKTISFRVNEDAFETLREIAEERDISLSAVFRDYVDTLVAHDGQVQVVPEHELEEMGGDEKAESFPPTVEVPKSFVREHERLELEADHLREQLEEHKRYVNYLREQLEDDDEEVIQLEDLDAGETDEPSFRLG
- a CDS encoding RPA family protein, which produces MSSNDVPTREVARRVFAEEFNDASYTFKESDDERAPVYLLLPTGEKANRVFLVGTLTEKEDVGEDNEYWRGRIVDPTGTFFVYAGQYQPEAANALRELEPPAYVSVVGKPRTYETDDGNVNVSVRPESISVVDASTRDRWVVETSERTLERIETFDEEGNEYARMAREEYDLPTDRYKGAAVSALESLEETDGDELGGGADSDAEGEPDSSVDAGTGDEELESEVEQ
- a CDS encoding replication factor A (Replication protein A protects and stabilize the intermediate ssDNA that is generated by the unwinding action of a DNA helicase at the replication fork. In addition, SSBs prevent the formation of secondary structures by single-stranded template DNA.), translated to MSDLRTHAAEIAEQFSDHLDVDEDDVEERLQNLVDEYRVPVDEARRSVVNSYLDEAGLERDELGRGGAEETLLADIDEDEQWVDVTAKVVDLWDPRSDSISQVGLLGDESGTLKFVSFKTSELPELDEGAVYELGNVVTDEYQGNFSVKLNRTTTIEELDEDIEVGDDDVTIEGALVDIQSGSGLIKRCPEEGCTRVLQNGRCNEHGNVEGEFDLRIKGVVDDGNEVHDVIFNKEMTEELTGISLEEAKQMAMDALDTTIVVDEMRDDLVGVYYRVTGPTFGRYVLADETERLTGPADAEAVLIKARSI
- a CDS encoding DUF7091 family protein, with product MDDRLERFIRDKFRAAGRKYARTKRAYDEGRTDADGGFDLPRDDEGRTKLVCRRYAERRSVAVDDDGRPECFEAGHPDCVGCAEDIRTGVVETW
- a CDS encoding mannose-1-phosphate guanylyltransferase, with amino-acid sequence MQADRSDSDADSHSDTNPDLPVVALVLAGGTGSRLYPASRSDRPKQFLSLLGEESLLERTIARAREVADEVVVSTSEAFAAEVRERAPDADVIVEPAGKDTGPALTYATYRIRQRVGDCVVAVLPSDHRVGEGFADAIRRGAAVAARTGRLVTFGVEPTRPDTGYGYLEPGEFRDGFAPVVAFHEKPDAETAREYVDAGHYWNAGIFAWTPEALLAAARDSPLAPMVAALDSGATPEEAFDRVSAVSIDYAVMERTADAVVVPVEFRWDDLGAWDALERVLPDDADGTVAAGDVEVRSVDAGDNVVAADGKHVSLVGVSDLAVVSWGDRILVVSKDRAQAVRDLVDELKERDEF
- a CDS encoding Tfx family DNA-binding protein, whose amino-acid sequence is MDDSEGDATDPNLDTDAILEEVGFVPDESVLTRRQAEVLALRERGVRQSTIADRLGTSRANVSSIESSARRNVEKARETIAFAEALTAPVQVVVERGEDLYNVPKSVYDACDEAGVKVNHTAPDLMKIVADEAGDAVKGREVREQLLVGVTSDGSVRVRRGGMPNEP
- a CDS encoding TRAM domain-containing protein — encoded protein: MSECPLADDCPRYSERINGMGCQYYGDRGGAEWCNNYEQPIRDLKAQPVKPGEEIVVDVDDIHESGAGVGRTEDGFIVLVDGLLPESRAVVRIDQVKSNHARSKKVIEKLPLDGDLEDASPESEDADGEENDSNSGDGPTRPTALGSRDNFWGS